From a single Fusobacterium pseudoperiodonticum genomic region:
- the pta gene encoding phosphate acetyltransferase — translation MSFLGQVRKKALQANRRIVLPETSDERVIRAASLILKEGLAQVVLVGNQEAIMNSAKAYEVSLSGAKIVDPYNFERMNDYVNKLVELRAKKGMTPEEAKKILLNDPNFFGAMLIKMGDADGMVSGSASPTANVLRAAIQVIGTQPGVKTVSSVFIMELSQFKDLFGSILVFGDCSVIPFPTSEQLADIATSAAETAVKIAGINPRVALMTFSTKGSAKHECVDRVIEAGRILRERKVSFRFDDELQADAALVKSVGEIKAPLSDVSGNANVLIFPTLSAGNIGYKLVQRLAGANAYGPIIQGLNAPVNDLSRGCSVEDIVVLTAITSAQACTEC, via the coding sequence ATGAGTTTTTTAGGGCAAGTTAGAAAAAAAGCCTTACAAGCAAACAGAAGAATAGTTTTACCAGAAACAAGTGATGAAAGAGTAATAAGAGCTGCTTCTTTAATTTTAAAAGAAGGATTAGCACAAGTTGTTCTTGTTGGAAATCAAGAAGCTATAATGAACAGTGCAAAAGCATATGAAGTTTCATTAAGTGGAGCAAAAATTGTAGACCCTTATAATTTTGAAAGAATGAATGACTATGTTAATAAATTAGTAGAATTAAGAGCTAAAAAAGGAATGACTCCTGAAGAAGCTAAAAAGATTTTATTAAATGATCCTAACTTCTTTGGAGCTATGCTTATTAAAATGGGAGATGCTGATGGAATGGTATCTGGTTCTGCATCACCAACTGCTAATGTTTTAAGAGCTGCTATTCAAGTTATTGGTACTCAACCTGGAGTTAAAACAGTTTCATCTGTTTTCATTATGGAATTATCTCAATTCAAAGATTTATTTGGAAGCATTTTAGTATTTGGAGACTGTTCTGTTATCCCATTCCCAACATCAGAACAATTAGCTGATATAGCTACTTCAGCAGCAGAAACAGCTGTTAAAATTGCTGGAATAAATCCTAGAGTTGCATTAATGACTTTCTCTACTAAAGGTTCTGCTAAACATGAATGTGTTGATAGAGTAATTGAAGCTGGACGTATTTTAAGAGAAAGAAAAGTTTCATTCAGATTTGATGACGAATTACAAGCAGATGCTGCTTTAGTTAAATCTGTAGGAGAAATCAAAGCTCCTCTATCAGATGTATCTGGAAATGCTAATGTATTGATCTTCCCTACACTATCTGCTGGAAACATTGGTTACAAATTAGTTCAAAGACTTGCTGGTGCTAATGCTTATGGACCTATCATTCAAGGTTTAAATGCTCCAGTAAATGATTTATCAAGAGGTTGCTCAGTTGAAGATATAGTTGTATTAACAGCTATTACATCTGCTCAAGCTTGTACTGAGTGCTAA
- the nifJ gene encoding pyruvate:ferredoxin (flavodoxin) oxidoreductase — protein MAKKMQTMDGNQAAAYASYAFTEVAGIYPITPSSPMAEYTDEWAAKGMKNIFGVPVKLVEMQSEGGAAGTVHGSLQAGALTTTYTASQGLLLKIPNMYKIAGELLPGVIHVSARSLSAQALSIFGDHQDIYAARQTGFAMLATNSVQEVMDLAGVAHLAALKSRVPFLHFFDGFRTSHEIQKVEVMEYDDLKKLVDWKALEEFRKRALNPEHPVTRGTAQNDDIYFQAREVQNKFYDAVPDIVADYMKEISKITGREYKPFNYYGAPDAERIIIAMGSVCEAAQEVIDYLVEKGEKVGLISVHLFRPFSAKYFFDVLPKTVKRISVLDRTKEPGSLGEPLLLDIKALFYNKENAPLIVGGRYGLSSKDTTPAQILAVFENLKKDEPKDAFTVGIVDDVTHTSLEVGPAIALADPSTKACLFYGLGADGTVGANKNSIKIIGDKTDLYAQGYFAYDSKKSGGVTRSHLRFGKKPIRSTYLVSKPTFVACSVPAYLHQYDMTSGLKEGGKFLLNCVWTKEEALEHIPNNVKRDLAKNKARLFIINATALAHEIGLGQRTNTIMQAAFFKLAEIIPFEEAQQYMKDYAKKSYAKKGDEIVQLNYNAIDRGANDIVEIEVDPAWANLEVTPLNEPKETAGCGGCCSTLENFVEKIAKPVNAIKGYDLPVSAFLGYEDGTFENGTSAFEKRGVAVDVPIWNIDKCIQCNQCSYVCPHAVIRPFLINEEELKASPVELATKKPTGKGLDGLAYRIQVSTLDCVGCGSCAHVCPAKALDMMPIADSLNDKEDIKADYLFNNVKYRSDLMPVDTVKGSQFSQPLFEFHGACPGCGETPYIKLITQLYGDRMMVANATGCSSIYSGSAPATPYTTNENGEGPSWASSLFEDNAEYGFGMHIGVEALRSRIQHTMEENMDKVDEETATLFKDWIANRQYSVRTREIRDILVPKLEALNTEFAKEILDLKQYLVKKSQWIIGGDGWAYDIGYGGLDHVLASNEDVNILVMDTEVYSNTGGQASKATPTGAVAKFAASGKPVKKKDLAAIAMSYGHIYVAQVSMGANQQQFIKAVKEAEAHQGPSIIIAYSPCINHGIKKGMSQSQTEMKLATECGYWPIFRYNPSLEKLGKNPLQLDSKEPKWEKYEEYLTGEVRYQTLTKSNPEEAKVLFESNKKEAQKRWRQYKRMAALDYTEEKEEE, from the coding sequence ATGGCAAAGAAAATGCAAACTATGGACGGTAACCAAGCTGCCGCTTATGCGTCATATGCTTTTACAGAAGTGGCTGGGATTTATCCTATAACACCATCTTCTCCAATGGCTGAATATACTGATGAATGGGCTGCTAAAGGAATGAAAAATATTTTTGGTGTACCTGTAAAATTAGTTGAAATGCAATCAGAAGGAGGAGCTGCTGGAACTGTTCATGGTTCTTTACAAGCTGGAGCTTTAACAACAACTTATACAGCTTCTCAAGGATTACTTTTAAAAATTCCTAACATGTATAAAATAGCTGGAGAATTATTACCAGGTGTTATACATGTATCTGCAAGATCTTTATCTGCTCAAGCATTATCTATCTTTGGTGACCACCAAGATATCTATGCTGCAAGACAAACAGGTTTTGCAATGCTTGCTACAAACTCTGTACAAGAAGTTATGGACTTAGCAGGAGTAGCTCACTTAGCTGCTTTAAAATCTAGAGTTCCTTTCTTACACTTCTTTGATGGATTCAGAACTTCTCATGAAATTCAAAAAGTTGAAGTTATGGAATATGATGATTTAAAAAAATTAGTAGATTGGAAAGCTTTAGAAGAATTCAGAAAAAGAGCTTTAAATCCTGAACATCCAGTAACAAGAGGTACTGCTCAAAATGACGATATTTACTTCCAAGCAAGAGAAGTACAAAACAAATTCTATGATGCAGTTCCTGATATAGTTGCAGACTATATGAAAGAAATTTCTAAAATAACTGGAAGAGAATACAAACCATTTAACTACTATGGTGCTCCAGATGCTGAAAGAATTATAATTGCTATGGGATCAGTTTGTGAAGCTGCTCAAGAAGTTATAGATTACTTAGTAGAAAAAGGAGAAAAAGTAGGTTTAATCTCTGTTCACTTATTTAGACCTTTCTCTGCTAAATATTTCTTTGATGTTTTACCAAAAACTGTAAAAAGAATTTCAGTTTTAGATAGAACTAAAGAACCTGGTTCATTAGGAGAACCTTTATTACTAGATATTAAAGCATTATTCTACAATAAAGAAAATGCTCCATTAATAGTTGGTGGAAGATATGGATTATCTTCAAAAGATACAACTCCTGCTCAAATCTTAGCTGTATTTGAAAACTTAAAGAAAGATGAACCAAAAGATGCTTTCACAGTTGGTATAGTTGATGATGTTACTCATACTTCACTTGAAGTAGGACCAGCAATAGCTCTTGCAGATCCTTCTACAAAAGCTTGTCTATTCTATGGATTAGGAGCAGACGGAACAGTTGGAGCAAATAAAAACTCTATCAAAATTATAGGGGATAAAACTGATTTATATGCTCAAGGATACTTTGCATATGACTCTAAAAAATCAGGAGGAGTTACTAGATCTCACTTAAGATTTGGTAAAAAACCTATTAGATCAACTTACTTAGTATCTAAACCAACATTTGTTGCTTGTTCAGTACCAGCATATCTACATCAATATGATATGACTTCTGGATTAAAAGAAGGAGGAAAATTCCTACTTAACTGTGTATGGACTAAAGAAGAAGCTTTAGAACATATTCCTAATAATGTAAAAAGAGATTTAGCTAAAAATAAAGCAAGATTATTTATTATAAATGCTACTGCTCTTGCACATGAAATTGGATTAGGACAAAGAACAAATACAATAATGCAAGCTGCTTTCTTTAAATTGGCTGAAATTATTCCATTTGAAGAAGCTCAACAATATATGAAAGATTATGCTAAAAAGTCTTATGCTAAAAAAGGAGACGAAATCGTTCAACTTAACTACAATGCAATAGATAGAGGAGCTAATGATATAGTTGAAATAGAAGTAGATCCAGCTTGGGCTAATCTTGAAGTAACACCTTTAAATGAACCAAAAGAAACTGCAGGTTGTGGTGGATGTTGTTCAACTCTTGAAAATTTCGTAGAAAAAATAGCTAAACCTGTAAATGCTATTAAAGGATATGATTTACCTGTATCAGCATTCTTAGGATATGAAGATGGTACTTTTGAAAATGGTACTTCTGCTTTTGAAAAGAGAGGAGTTGCTGTTGATGTACCTATATGGAATATAGATAAATGTATTCAATGTAACCAATGTTCTTATGTATGTCCACATGCTGTTATCAGACCTTTCTTAATAAACGAAGAAGAATTAAAAGCTTCTCCAGTTGAATTAGCTACTAAGAAACCTACAGGAAAAGGTTTAGATGGACTAGCATATAGAATACAAGTTTCTACACTTGATTGTGTTGGTTGTGGATCTTGTGCTCACGTTTGTCCAGCAAAAGCTCTTGATATGATGCCAATAGCTGATTCATTAAATGATAAAGAAGATATTAAAGCTGATTATCTATTTAACAATGTAAAATACAGAAGTGACTTAATGCCAGTTGATACTGTAAAAGGTTCTCAATTCTCTCAACCACTATTTGAATTCCATGGTGCTTGTCCAGGATGTGGAGAAACTCCTTACATTAAATTGATAACTCAACTATATGGAGATAGAATGATGGTTGCTAACGCTACTGGATGTTCTTCAATCTATTCAGGTTCAGCTCCTGCAACTCCATATACAACAAATGAAAATGGAGAAGGACCTTCTTGGGCTTCATCTCTATTTGAAGATAATGCTGAATATGGATTTGGTATGCATATAGGAGTTGAAGCTCTAAGATCTAGAATTCAACATACTATGGAAGAAAATATGGATAAAGTTGATGAAGAAACAGCTACTTTATTCAAAGATTGGATAGCAAACAGACAATATTCTGTAAGAACTAGAGAAATCAGAGATATCCTTGTTCCAAAATTAGAAGCTTTAAATACTGAATTTGCTAAAGAAATCTTAGATTTAAAACAATATCTAGTTAAAAAATCTCAATGGATAATTGGTGGAGACGGATGGGCTTACGATATTGGTTATGGTGGACTTGACCATGTACTTGCATCTAATGAAGATGTAAATATTTTAGTAATGGATACAGAAGTTTACTCAAATACTGGAGGACAAGCTTCTAAAGCTACACCTACTGGAGCAGTTGCAAAATTTGCTGCATCAGGAAAACCAGTTAAGAAAAAAGACCTAGCTGCAATAGCAATGTCTTATGGACATATCTATGTTGCTCAAGTTTCTATGGGAGCTAACCAACAACAATTTATAAAAGCTGTTAAAGAAGCTGAAGCTCACCAAGGACCTTCAATAATAATTGCATACTCACCTTGTATCAACCACGGTATCAAGAAAGGTATGTCACAATCTCAAACTGAAATGAAGTTAGCTACTGAATGTGGATACTGGCCAATATTCAGATACAATCCTTCATTAGAAAAATTAGGAAAGAATCCTTTACAATTAGATTCTAAAGAACCTAAATGGGAAAAATATGAAGAATATCTAACTGGGGAAGTAAGATACCAAACTCTAACAAAATCTAATCCTGAAGAAGCAAAAGTTTTATTTGAATCAAATAAAAAAGAAGCTCAAAAGAGATGGAGACAATATAAGAGAATGGCAGCACTAGACTATACTGAAGAAAAAGAAGAAGAATAA
- a CDS encoding NAD(P)H-dependent oxidoreductase has product MKKTLIVLAHPDLTRSMANKKLKEEVEKNTDIIVHDIYKEYPNGKINLEKELTLLKETGTLILQFPIQWFNCPSLLKEWIDTVFMAAHFTESEDKILANKKIGLAVTTGAPKEVYEGKLEGILAPFVLSIDYLNAKNIPIFSVHGVMPGKISETEIEENAKKYVEYLKNNIE; this is encoded by the coding sequence ATGAAAAAAACTTTAATTGTATTAGCTCATCCTGATTTAACAAGATCTATGGCTAATAAAAAATTAAAAGAAGAAGTAGAAAAAAATACAGATATTATAGTACATGATATCTATAAAGAGTATCCAAATGGAAAAATCAATTTAGAAAAAGAATTGACTTTATTAAAAGAAACAGGAACTTTAATTTTACAATTTCCTATACAATGGTTCAATTGTCCATCTCTTTTAAAAGAATGGATAGATACAGTCTTTATGGCAGCACATTTTACTGAAAGTGAAGATAAAATTTTAGCTAATAAAAAGATAGGATTAGCTGTTACTACAGGTGCACCAAAAGAAGTATATGAAGGTAAACTTGAAGGTATTTTAGCTCCTTTTGTATTAAGTATAGACTATTTAAATGCTAAAAATATTCCTATATTTTCAGTTCATGGAGTAATGCCTGGTAAAATATCAGAAACAGAAATTGAAGAAAACGCTAAAAAATATGTTGAATATTTAAAAAATAATATAGAATAA
- a CDS encoding acetate/propionate family kinase — MKILVINCGSSSLKYQLINPETEEVFAKGLCERIGIDGSKMEYEVPAKDFEKKLEAPMPSHKEALELVMSHLTDKEIGVIASVDEVDALGHRVVHGGEEFAQSVLINDEVLKAIEANNDLAPLHNPANLMGIRTCMELMPGKKNVAVFDTAFHQTMKPEAFIYPLPYEDYKELKVRKYGFHGTSHLYVSGIMREIMGNPEHSKIIVCHLGNGASITAVKDGKSIDTSMGLTPLQGLMMGTRCGDIDPAAVLFVKNKRGLTDAQMDDRMNKKSGILGLFGKSSDCRDMENAVKEGDERAILAESVSMHRLRSYIGAYAAVMGGVDAICFTGGIGENSSMTREKALEGLEFLGVELDKEINSVRKKGNVKLSKDSSKVLVYKIPTNEELVIARDTFRLAK; from the coding sequence ATGAAAATACTAGTAATAAATTGTGGAAGCTCTTCACTTAAGTACCAATTAATAAATCCTGAAACTGAAGAAGTTTTCGCAAAAGGACTTTGTGAAAGAATTGGAATAGATGGTTCTAAAATGGAATATGAAGTTCCTGCCAAAGATTTTGAAAAAAAATTAGAAGCTCCTATGCCTAGCCACAAAGAAGCACTAGAATTAGTAATGTCTCATTTAACAGATAAAGAAATTGGAGTTATTGCTTCAGTTGATGAAGTTGATGCATTAGGACACAGAGTTGTTCATGGTGGAGAAGAATTTGCACAATCTGTATTAATAAATGATGAAGTTCTAAAAGCTATAGAAGCAAATAACGATCTTGCACCTTTACATAACCCTGCAAACTTAATGGGAATAAGAACTTGTATGGAGCTTATGCCTGGTAAGAAAAATGTAGCTGTATTTGATACTGCTTTCCACCAAACTATGAAACCAGAAGCATTTATTTATCCATTACCATATGAAGACTATAAAGAATTAAAAGTTAGAAAATATGGTTTCCACGGAACATCTCACTTATATGTTTCTGGAATCATGAGAGAAATTATGGGAAATCCTGAACATTCAAAAATAATAGTTTGTCACTTAGGAAACGGAGCATCAATAACTGCTGTTAAAGATGGAAAATCAATTGATACTTCAATGGGATTAACTCCTTTACAAGGTTTAATGATGGGAACAAGATGTGGAGACATAGATCCAGCAGCTGTACTATTTGTTAAAAATAAAAGAGGGCTTACAGATGCCCAAATGGATGACAGAATGAATAAAAAATCAGGAATTCTTGGATTATTTGGAAAGTCTTCTGACTGTAGAGATATGGAAAATGCAGTTAAAGAAGGAGATGAAAGAGCAATACTTGCTGAAAGTGTTTCTATGCATAGATTAAGATCATATATAGGAGCTTATGCTGCTGTTATGGGTGGAGTAGATGCTATTTGCTTTACAGGAGGAATTGGAGAAAATTCTTCTATGACTAGAGAAAAAGCATTAGAAGGATTAGAATTTTTAGGTGTTGAATTAGATAAAGAAATCAACTCAGTTAGAAAAAAAGGAAATGTAAAATTATCTAAAGATAGCTCAAAAGTTTTAGTATATAAAATACCTACAAACGAAGAATTAGTTATAGCAAGAGATACTTTTAGATTAGCAAAATAA